The nucleotide window CGCGGCCCCGGCGGTGGTAGAAAACGAGCGCGGCGCTGTCCACGGCGCGCGCAACGACACAACCGACCGAGCCGTCTTCACGGCCACTCTCGCCCCGCTCAACTGATGGACGGCGAGATCGATCCCGAGGAGCTGTCCGCGCTACTGTCCGAGCGCGCCGACGGCTCCGCCGACGAGACGCTCCGAATCGTCGACATTCGCGACCGGCGCGCGTTCGACCGCGGCCACCTCCCCGACAGCGAGTGTATCCCGTTCCCCGAGCTGACGAGCCGGATCGCGGAGCTTGAGGGAGCCGATCGGATCGTCACCGTCTGCCCGCACGGCGTCGCGAGCCAGCAGGCGGCCCAGCTGATCGGCAGCTACGAGGGGACCCAGAACGCGCGCGTCGAGAGCCTCCGCGGCGGCGTCGAGGCGTGGGAGCAGGCGGTCGGCGAACTGACCGCCACCGACGCGTCGGACGACGACGCCGACGGGGAAGATGTCGACGCCGGGGACGCCGACGAGGGTCCCGAGTCGCCGTTCTGACGCGGGACTGACTGCTCCGCCTCGTGTATCCTACAGCGCGCGGAGGCGGACCCGCCAGAAGTCGCGGAACGCGTCGTCGAGCGCCGCCTC belongs to Halorubrum sp. DM2 and includes:
- a CDS encoding rhodanese-like domain-containing protein; translation: MDGEIDPEELSALLSERADGSADETLRIVDIRDRRAFDRGHLPDSECIPFPELTSRIAELEGADRIVTVCPHGVASQQAAQLIGSYEGTQNARVESLRGGVEAWEQAVGELTATDASDDDADGEDVDAGDADEGPESPF